Part of the Ictalurus punctatus breed USDA103 chromosome 9, Coco_2.0, whole genome shotgun sequence genome is shown below.
TTTGCCATGAACCTTTATCTTAAGATTGCCAGCCGCCATGATGACAACATTTTCTTCTCACCACTGAGTGTTTCTACAGCATTTGCAGCACTTACTTTGGCAGCCAGGAACTCCACTCGTAGTGAAATCCTGTCAGGGCTGAATCTGGACATGTTGGATCAGGCCGGGCAGCTGGATTTCATCCCACAGCTCTTCCAGCACCTGCAGGGGAACATCAGCCAAGATGGAGCACTGAAGTTGGAACAGGGAACAGCACTCTTCGTGGACCTGACTTTTCAAATAGAGAAGGCTTTTGGTGATCAGATCAAATTATTCTTCAATGCTGATGTTGAGAATGTGGActttaaaaaatctgaaatcAGTAAGGAGATCATTAATAAGCATGTGAGGGAGAAAACCGGTGGTAAAGTGAAGGAGATGGTGACTAGCATTGATCCCTTGACCAGAATTATGCTGATAAATACTATCTTCTTTCAGGGTGGGTTACAACTACTAAATATCATTGATGCTATTTATTCTGCTACATATATTCTGAATgcatatatttaaataagacaACTCTTGTCTATATACAGGTGCCTGGAAGTATCCTTTTAATCCAAACAGCACTGAAAGCGGTCGCTTTTATGTAGACAAGTACAACATTGTCCAGGTTCCCATGATGTTCTGTGTGGACAAATTCTTTGTTGCCAGTGATGATGAGCTTAAGGCAAAGGTGTTGCGTCTCCCTTATTTGGGTGGTGCAGCTATGCTCATTGTCCTACCTAATCTCAATACTGATTACACTACTATAGATGATGAAATAAATGCAGAAAGATTTCTTAGCTGGATCAAGAATTTGAAGCGGAAGTAAGTTTCGTGCCAAAACTTACATGTTTGTTGTAATTTGTGCTTCAGAAATACAACTGCACATGAGCTTTTCTGTTAAATATACTGAGATGTATGAGATGTTTAAGTCAGAACAATAGTTTAATATCCCATGGTTTCATTCCAAGGAAACTGGATGTCTCTCTGCCAAAATTTACAATGGAGCAATCCTATGCACTACACACCATTCTCCCAGCAATGGGCATTCAAGATATCTTCAGGGATACTGCTAACTTCAAAGGCATGAGTCAAGAGCCTGGTCTGAAAGTCTCCCAGGTCAGTGAGCAATTCTCATTTTAACATAGGATCTTTCTATAACTTAGAagcttaataaaatattaacattttatttatttatttatttatttatttttgcaatcaGTTTGAGATTTAAAACTACAACCAGAATATGAAATTCCTACCAAGGAGATCATAAAGAACCATTccctttaaatatatttaaatatgtttatatttacagtaactttttaatgtgtttagaTTTTAATATTTGTGACATGCTTAGTGCTGGTTTTAATTTCATGATTGCTCCTGTATTTTCATTATCCAAAGTTAGTGCTTATCACAGGGGACAAAAAAATTCAACAGTTTGAAACTTCATAAGGAATAACCATTAGGTTGTACTGTTATTTCCAGACTACAAAAGAGTTCCTTTTCTCACTTACCATTTTCCAGGGACATTCAGTATCATATTGATGAGAAATTGAACATAGAAATAGTAGAGATAGCAAATGATGGTCTCCAGAATGCAATACAACTATATAGTGCAGTTGCGTTGGGTTATGGCAGAGACTTGGCTTGATTAGTTGGCAATGAAGTGTATGAGATGTCAAGCACGATTGTATTAgtatgaaagttgaagctttgtaAACGTATCTATCTTAACCTATCTGAGCAGGGTGAGGGAGCTGAatagactaaaggactaaagcactgctgcaatgctcttttttttggtAGAGTATTGCTATGTTTGACTAAGCCTCAATTCAGACTTTCTGAACTCTGATTAGGAAAAAGCAAATTTGGAAATCCTACTTGGAAAGTCAGGAAAATCTCCTCAACTCCAAGCTGAGCATATCAAAATGGCTGCTCACACTATCagtagtaaataaaatattactacaCTACTATAGATGAGtttatagtagtatttactttTGATCGATCAACACAGACACATAAACACAGACCATATATTTCACTGATTTGAGAATAAACACTGTTTTAAGAATAAACTCATGTTCActaatgttagctggctagcttgttccTCACAAAACATGCTTTCATGGAGGCTTCCATaattttttctcattttgtaGTAAAaatgcactgatttaaaaaaattttttaaaaagtcaggcATTTCCTCTTGATTTGTGTTCAGGTTCTGCACAAAGCTGTGATTGAGGTGGATGAAAAAGGCAccaaagcagcagcagctaCAAGCGTGGGCATCACACCATACTCACTGCCAGAAACCTTCATCGTGAACAggcctttcttcttttttatttaccaTGAGGCAACCAACAGTCTGTTGTTTATGGGCAGGGTTATTGACCCCACTAAGAAATAAATCATTTGTACAGTCAGAGAAATGAAGTGCTTTTTTCAGATATGCTCATGAAATTGTACTGtattataacatgttattttCTGTATATCACTGTCACTTTCATAAAACCAGCACTAGCACAttaattattttacatgtaattagggctgcaactaacaattattttgataatcgattCATCGGCCGATTATGTTTTTCGATTAATCAGATGGAGGGGCCAAACCTTTAGTACCATATtatcgtttatttaaaataaaatccacaaactgagtgttacaaatatatatgCTCATAAAACGTATCAATAAAACTtgatcaaaagtttgtggacagaTAAtcttcacacccatatgtactttttgtacatcccattccagatttaatcctctccttttgctgttataataacctccactcttctgcaaAGGCTTTTCACTGTATTTTGGAGCAGGGCTGTGGGGACTGGCTCGTTCATCCACAAGAGTATCAGCGAGGTCATGCACTGATTGTCTCCTTTAGTGAaaagtggactagttcaacaaaaccataatgaacttccctttgctttcacactatccattgttacccatatgaggatgggttcccttctgagtctggttcctctcaaggtttcttcctcatatcatcttagggagtttttccttgccactgtcaccactggcttgctcattagggataaattcacacacttaaaatctatatcctgagtttatatgtttctgtgaagttgctttgagacaatgtccattgttaaaagtgctatacaaataaaattttatttaattgaattgaggGGAGGCCTGGTGCACAGTCAGTGTTTCAATTtatccaaaaggtgttcagtgcgGTTGATGTCAGGGCCCAGTGCAGTCCACTTGAGTTCTTACACggcaaccttggcaaaccatgtcttaatggatcttgctttgtgcacaggggcattgtcattcTGGAACAAGTTCCGATGAAACGaattcttaatgctacagcatacaaagacatcctagaaaattgtgtgctttcaaatTTGTGGCAACTATTTGGGGAaaacccacatatgggtgttcTGGTCAAGTGTGTCCGTAAACATTTGCGTCAGCTACAAATGGTTGGTACAGCTTGATTATTTTGGCTATCTTACCTAAACCTTACCCTAACCCCACCACTTGCTGGTATCCAGCCATTCGCTAGTGTAAGTCCCTCTTACTAGCTGGTCTACAGAGGAACATACTTGGGAACCTCTATGTCACCAAAGTGCGGACTTGGAGGAGGACTGCAGGGTTCAGCGCGCCATTTTGGACAGGACTGTGTTGCTGACGTACTCCGCATAGCCCCGCCCACTGACAGTTTGTTATTaatgacatatatatatgtcgatttaatttattttaattgaattcttAATATTATTAGTATGCGTGTTAATGGTATTTATATGCAAAAATGTgcgttgtttatttaaaaatttttattttaatttaagaaTAAATGTCCGCAGATAGTTTATTGAAATCCAGCTATGACCCCTGGAAAGTCGACATGCACGTAGGAGGGtatttttgtgtattattttcGAATGGTAGGTAAATAAATGTGcgaatgagataaatgtgacGTGTTGTGAGAGGCACCAGTGTTTGGTTGACTGGTTTACTGTGAGCTCTTCTCTGCTGTACACCGCACGGATGTACGAATTTTACAAGTCGGCTAGGGGAAGTTTATTATaaagatctggcaaccctatCCGTCGTCATCGCTACAGTAATGGCAGCGCCCTCGTGTAGTGCATGTGCATGAGGAACAGTTTTTACGAGTTTCAACTTCTTACAAAGGTTGAACGTTCAGTGAGTATTATTTGTCTTTCTTCAAGCCATAAGTAATTTAGGAATCCTGCCTTGGGTAAAGCATTTAGCTTCTGTTCACTAGTTAAAGCACGtgattatatactgtataaaaattGCGTTAGCATAAGAGCTAATGATTTGGACACCACCTGAAAACAAGTCTATTGTGTTTAGTAacctatatatgtatataaataacagTCGTACAGATAATGTGTTGGagctaattatttttatttagcgGGTTTTTTTCCTGGACGGAGGTGCATAAGAGTCCTAGTGAAAACTGTTAAGACTCAGACTAGTTTGGAAGCAAAACACATCAGTGTAGTGTTGTAGACTATAGTTATGACTGAAGTACAAACATCAACGCCAGCAGTAGTTAGGTTTGGTAAGTAATTTTCCTAAGTGttagttctttttctttctttatttagataaagaaaaatgaatacCAAAAATATGAAGGCGAAGAAGCGCTTTGGACCTTCCAAAAGAGGGATCCTTGTAAAGGGCAAATGGAAGCCTGTGGAGCTCGAGCCCAGCATTTTTGCTAATGAGGCCATGGGAGAAGTGGTGTGTTTTGAAGAACTCACAGATTATTCCCTGGTTGATTCTGAAAAGGCTGCAGCCATGATTGGGCTGTTACAGGACACAACTGCCAGAACGAAGCGGAAAAATACGAGAAAAGCCAGTGAAATTGAAACTGAAGAACATAAGTTAGAGGGAGATCAGGGTAAAGTCCTACAGCTGTCATCTGAAGAGAGTCCGGCTAAGAAgcggaaaaagaaaaagaagaaacgtGAGAGTGATGTGTTCACAGATGATGATTACGATGACATAGAGGGTTTGGCTGAAGAAGGAGAGGGCAAGACACCACAAGACTCTGATGATTATACTGAGCTTACAACAGAGACAACACAAAAgaccaagaagaagaagaataagaagaaaaagaaacagaaaactgCAGAACAAAAAGAGACTGATGCCCAAGTAGACACTGCTGATGAGGTCCAGGCTCCATCTAAAAGAAAAGTCAAGAACTGGGCAGATGCAGCTCTCTCAAAAACAGCAGGGCAGGACACCGATGTATCGGCATGGAACGAGCTGTTTGTACCTGAACCTGTGCTAAAGGCACTGAGCAAACTTGGATTTTCTGCACCTACACCGATTCAAGCTCTTGCACTTCCTCCTGCCATTCGAGATCACCTGGATATTCTGGGTGCAGCAGAGACAGGTAATGTGACGTGTGCATGTGAGAAACTCTGCACTTTCTAgctttcattcctttttttgttgtcgttttAACAGGAAAGAGATTTTTGAGAGTTTGATAAATGGAGCTTTTTCTGGTGTTGAGCATGACGCACTGTAATTTTCAATTCAGAACAATGTTTAGACATTAGAGCAGCTAAAATGTATCAGACTCTGTGATGTAGGCTACAGTGTTTCTTAACAGTCTTGAGATTGGAACCTTATATGACTGAGCCAGCATTAAAAATGTCACCTTTTAGTGCTGTTCACCATGAACTTACACTGTAGTCTTCTCTCATTGCTCTGCAGGAAGTGGAAAGACTTTGTCTTTTGGAATTCCGATGATCCACCGTATATTAGAGTGGAAGAAAACCATTGACAGTAAAAATGCAGGTGCAGATGGGAAATCTGATTCTGTGGCAGAAGTGGAGAGCATTTACTTGCCTTCAGTGAGAGACTCAAAATATGACTCTGAGAAAGATATGTCCATAGAGAAGTGCACTAATTCTGGAGAGGCTGACGGGCAGCAGTCAAACAAGACAGGTGGAGACAAAGCAACAACAAGCACAGACAAAGCCTCTGGTTCACAGAATGACAATACAGACGATGAACATGAGGAAGAGAATCCTACTGAGGTTGATGGTAATGCGGATGGTCAAGTTGAGGATGAAGATTGGGGTTCTGTTGATGAACATCAAATtcaagatgatgatgatgatggtgtaccAGCTGATGAGGAAGGTGCAATCCAGAGCATGAGCTTTAATACAAAGAGAGAAGAACAAGATGATGGAAAACAGCCTTTACTTGGACTTGTTCTTACACCGACCAGAGAACTAGCAGTGCAAGTCAAGCATCATATTGATGCTGTAGCACAGTTTACAGGTCTGTGATTTTAAAGTGCAAGTTGTTACAATGTTTTGCTTCATGTGTAGGAACTGTACTGATTTGTGTTATCTTTAAACAGATATTAGAACTGCTCTTCTGGTGGGTGGGATGGCACCACAGAAACAAGATCGGATGTTGAAGCGCAGGCCAGAGATTGTCATCGCAACACCTGGGCGCCTGTGGGAGATGATTCAGGATAAACATCCTCATCTGCGCAACCTAAGGCACCTCAGGTAATGCTGTGAGGTGCTAATGTATTTCACTACTCCCTTCACGTATTGATTTGCCTGAGCAACAtcaccatatagtgtattactcTATTATTGTTACTGTCTTAATAATGTTATTACTGCTCTCTAACTGCTCATTCAAACGGTCAAGAAAGTGATACTCATTAAACTATGAAACTATTACAAACAAGTGGATAGCGGTATAACATACACAAAATGATCTCCTCAGGTGCCTGGTCATTGATGAAGCTGACCGCATGGTTGAAAAAGGTCATTTTGCTGAGCTTGAGAACTTGCTGGAGATGCTCAACACGTCCCAGTTCAACCCGAAGAGACAGACCTTTGTGTTCTCCGCTACGCTGACCATGATCCACAGCCTCCCTGCCCGAGTGCTGCACAAGAAAGGAAAGAAGTTGGAGCAGCGCAGCAAGCTGGAGCTGCTCATGGAGAAAGTAGGGATCAAAGGCAAGCCTAAAGTGATCGACATCACTCGGAAAGAGGCCACAGTGGAGACGCTGACTGAAACCAGGATCCACTGTGACAAGGAGGAGAAAGATTATTATCTGTACTACTTCCTGCTGCAGTACCCTGGGCGCAGCATGGTGTTTGCCAACAGCATTGACTGCATCAAGAGGCTTAATTCACTACTTACTATTTTGGATTGCACCCCACTGCAACTTCATGCTAATATGCACCAGAAACAGCGGTTGAAAAACCTGGAAAGATttgcagagagggagaggtgagAGACAGTCACTTCTCTCTGTATTTATATGTTCTATTTTTAATACTTACAGCTGATTTCATGGTTAGCTTTGGGTAGGATGCCCTGGGTTTTTGATCATCACTTGACCTGTTTTAATAGCTGTTTAAATGTTGTGTACTTCCTTACAGTACCCTGGACAAGTAAATAGGATTATTGTGATTAATATTCCGAGGTGAAACGTTTTAATTATGGAATtataattctttatattttaaaatagctGTGTCCTCCTCACGACGGATGTTGCTGCTCGAGGGCTTGACATTCCTGATGTCCAGCATGTCATCCACTATCAGGTAACCCATCACTTGCAATAGATGTTTATTATcttttgaaaatgtacattCGTGGATTACTGCACAGTTTAATGCACAACCAATTTTACATACGGTCATTGCACCTTCTTACACCTACACTTATGATTTTACTTATGactattgtacatttttatacactACCACACCTGCTCATCACACGTCTAATATTCGGTTTCAAATCTGCCAACctgtatttcatatatttcataCAGTAAATTTGTTCAGGAAAATAACTTTGAGAGCTAttcatatgtatatttttattcccTCGTATTTGTGGTATATTGTGAGTTTACTGTGCATTTTTAAATTCTTGGGAACTGTTCATCCATACATTCTTAGTCCTCCCTGTTGGTCTTGTGTTGTGACACCAAATTCCCCCTTGGGGCTcaaagttctctctctctctctctctctctctctctctctctctctctctatctatctatctatcttaacCATTTGTGTCATTCTTGAAAAGGTCCCACGAACATCTGAGACATATGTCCATCGGAGTGGACGTACAGCTCGTGCTGCAAAAGAGGGTCTCAGCTTGCTCCTGATTGGTCCAGATGATATGATGAATTATAAGAAAATTTATAGGACGCTGGGCAAGGATGAGGATCTTCCAGTGTTTCCTGTTCAGAACAAATGCATGACTGCCATTAAGGTATCAAGACTAACTTCATAGGACTCTTAAAAGGGAAAATGGTATCATCAAATCTCAATTTCCTTGTCTATCTGTGAAGTGAGTTAATTACATGTTATGGAATTTATTGGGATGCTATTTCAGGATACAGCTTTATAGAATCTGACTAGGAAACGTCTGTGGCAATAAAATGTACTTAATTGGTATGTAACCGCTGATCAATTCTACAGGAACGTGTCGATGTGGcaagaaaaatagaaaagatTGAATACTACAACAGCCGACAGAAGCAGCACAATTCTTGGTTCAGGCAGGCGGCAGAGGAAATGGACATAGACCTTGACGATGACTTGCTTTTGGGTTAGTATTGTTGAGCTGTAAAGTATACTGCAGTGTTAGTGCTATGTTGATTGTTCTTTAAATAGGTCACTGTTACCAGGTaataatatgattttatttcttgTAGGAGGAGACAGGAATGAAGAGACTGAAAGAGTGCAACAGAAACATGTGAAAGGCTTAAAGAAACACCTGAAGCACCTGCTCTCCCAGCCAGTCTTCAAAGCCCACATGAAGACCAAATACCCTACTCAGATGGGCAGACTTCAGCTGCCTGAGCTATCTTTCACCAATGAAACAGCTCTCGTTAGTGTGACCaaccaaaaacagaaacaaaagaagCAGAAAGGGAAACGGCAGCAAAtgtagtttatatttatactagATGTTGGTGATATAATTCAAAGTTTTATACAAAAGAACAAGACCCTTTGTACCATTAGTGATACATGAACTGTCTTTATGCATTTTTGTATTAGGACATTGCCACCATAACAGTACAGTTACTTGTTTATGGTCAGTTGGGAAAATTGTATAAAAATGTTCGAAGATTGTTATTGgccatttgcatgattttaagGAAATATTCACTTGCAGAAGATGGCTGTCCAACATTCGGTTCCAGACTGTTTGGTTCAAGCATTATTTCCAATGCCCTCTGTGTTTGTAAAGAATGTCATAATGAGATGTCTTGTAAAGAAGATACAGGGAAGGTTGAGATCCCTCTGGAATGGTGTGGTATGTAAGGTGGCCATCACTGCCATCCATGGATATAATACACAGACTAATGTCCAACTCCTCAGATAAAGCCAGGATCTCCACATGATCACATTCCATCGCCATGGCTTCTACTTCCTAAGACACCACAAGATAACAAGAGGTTATCAATTTCATCTGATAAGTGTGGGAGAGGTGATAGTGATAGAGCTCACCTGAGTGCAGTAAGCTTTTAAATTTGGAGCCTCCACAAAGTGCTGGAAGAAATCAGCATTGCTCTGTAGGTGTGCTGAAGTGAGCAGCCTCAGGTACTGCACCATGCTGTCTGAGGTAGCCTGG
Proteins encoded:
- the ddx24 gene encoding ATP-dependent RNA helicase DDX24, which translates into the protein MNTKNMKAKKRFGPSKRGILVKGKWKPVELEPSIFANEAMGEVVCFEELTDYSLVDSEKAAAMIGLLQDTTARTKRKNTRKASEIETEEHKLEGDQGKVLQLSSEESPAKKRKKKKKKRESDVFTDDDYDDIEGLAEEGEGKTPQDSDDYTELTTETTQKTKKKKNKKKKKQKTAEQKETDAQVDTADEVQAPSKRKVKNWADAALSKTAGQDTDVSAWNELFVPEPVLKALSKLGFSAPTPIQALALPPAIRDHLDILGAAETGSGKTLSFGIPMIHRILEWKKTIDSKNAGADGKSDSVAEVESIYLPSVRDSKYDSEKDMSIEKCTNSGEADGQQSNKTGGDKATTSTDKASGSQNDNTDDEHEEENPTEVDGNADGQVEDEDWGSVDEHQIQDDDDDGVPADEEGAIQSMSFNTKREEQDDGKQPLLGLVLTPTRELAVQVKHHIDAVAQFTDIRTALLVGGMAPQKQDRMLKRRPEIVIATPGRLWEMIQDKHPHLRNLRHLRCLVIDEADRMVEKGHFAELENLLEMLNTSQFNPKRQTFVFSATLTMIHSLPARVLHKKGKKLEQRSKLELLMEKVGIKGKPKVIDITRKEATVETLTETRIHCDKEEKDYYLYYFLLQYPGRSMVFANSIDCIKRLNSLLTILDCTPLQLHANMHQKQRLKNLERFAERESCVLLTTDVAARGLDIPDVQHVIHYQVPRTSETYVHRSGRTARAAKEGLSLLLIGPDDMMNYKKIYRTLGKDEDLPVFPVQNKCMTAIKERVDVARKIEKIEYYNSRQKQHNSWFRQAAEEMDIDLDDDLLLGGDRNEETERVQQKHVKGLKKHLKHLLSQPVFKAHMKTKYPTQMGRLQLPELSFTNETALVSVTNQKQKQKKQKGKRQQM
- the serpina10b gene encoding protein Z-dependent protease inhibitor, which translates into the protein MELAVFSLLICASSFMPSLQSPEPHAPNITDLTFKNIDFAMNLYLKIASRHDDNIFFSPLSVSTAFAALTLAARNSTRSEILSGLNLDMLDQAGQLDFIPQLFQHLQGNISQDGALKLEQGTALFVDLTFQIEKAFGDQIKLFFNADVENVDFKKSEISKEIINKHVREKTGGKVKEMVTSIDPLTRIMLINTIFFQGAWKYPFNPNSTESGRFYVDKYNIVQVPMMFCVDKFFVASDDELKAKVLRLPYLGGAAMLIVLPNLNTDYTTIDDEINAERFLSWIKNLKRKKLDVSLPKFTMEQSYALHTILPAMGIQDIFRDTANFKGMSQEPGLKVSQVLHKAVIEVDEKGTKAAAATSVGITPYSLPETFIVNRPFFFFIYHEATNSLLFMGRVIDPTKK